From Spirochaetota bacterium, the proteins below share one genomic window:
- a CDS encoding AraC family transcriptional regulator — MRLSAFFIEDIPARHSSGEHAHDFCEIVFVDGSMGSIVIGGRQLPFDDGAVLIHAPGSKHVANTDNASRHFCLGVTGWEIEGLSDGVYAGSEAVRRLFYDIERELREKRAYFKAIIELKASEIIIELKRSGNDTRSEKDSPADAAKVIIDEHYRESIGVTYLSDTLMLSKDYLRHEFKKQYGISPMQYLIGKRIENAKKMLDETPLKIRDVAVQSGFENEYYFSRIFRKIAGISPRAYRDRPASLPRKASAHKEYYR, encoded by the coding sequence ATGCGTCTGTCCGCGTTCTTCATTGAGGATATTCCCGCCCGCCATTCGTCGGGGGAGCATGCGCACGATTTCTGCGAGATAGTGTTCGTCGACGGTTCAATGGGTTCCATCGTCATCGGGGGGCGGCAGCTGCCGTTCGATGACGGCGCGGTGCTCATCCATGCGCCGGGGTCGAAGCATGTGGCCAACACGGACAACGCCTCGCGGCATTTCTGCCTGGGAGTGACCGGATGGGAGATAGAGGGGTTGAGCGACGGCGTGTACGCCGGATCGGAAGCGGTTCGGCGATTGTTCTACGATATTGAACGGGAGCTCAGGGAAAAACGAGCGTACTTCAAGGCGATAATCGAGCTCAAGGCATCGGAGATAATCATCGAGCTGAAGCGTTCGGGGAACGACACCCGCAGCGAAAAGGATTCACCCGCGGACGCAGCGAAGGTCATCATCGACGAGCATTACCGGGAATCCATCGGCGTGACGTATCTTTCGGACACGCTCATGCTGAGCAAGGATTATCTCCGGCATGAGTTCAAGAAGCAGTACGGCATCAGCCCCATGCAGTACCTCATCGGCAAACGCATCGAGAACGCGAAGAAAATGCTCGATGAAACGCCGCTCAAGATACGCGATGTCGCCGTACAGTCGGGATTCGAGAACGAATATTACTTCAGCCGCATATTCAGGAAGATAGCGGGCATATCACCGCGGGCATATCGCGACCGCCCGGCATCGCTCCCGCGGAAGGCGAGCGCGCATAAGGAATACTATCGCTGA
- a CDS encoding HD domain-containing protein: MEFKTLQTSVARIFADARASHDSEHTERVLRLAEHIAGKEHADMAVVRYAALLHDIARHEEDRHKGRISHAQLGAERAAKMLLRLKYPAEFINAVTHCIRSHRYRAGGSTPRTIEAKVLYDADKLDAIGAVGIGRAFQFAGEVGAKLHDPNADIARTKAYTEEDTAYREYMVKLRFIKDRLYTKTARTMAKRRHRFMTDFFRELSKEWRGHQ; this comes from the coding sequence ATGGAATTCAAAACGCTCCAGACATCGGTAGCGCGCATCTTCGCCGACGCGCGTGCGAGCCACGACAGCGAACACACTGAGCGCGTGCTCCGTCTTGCCGAACACATCGCGGGAAAGGAACATGCCGATATGGCGGTCGTCCGTTATGCCGCGCTCCTGCACGACATCGCCCGCCACGAAGAGGACAGGCACAAGGGACGCATATCGCATGCACAGCTCGGCGCAGAGCGCGCAGCAAAGATGCTCCTGCGTCTCAAATACCCGGCGGAATTCATCAACGCCGTCACGCACTGTATACGCTCGCATCGATACCGCGCGGGGGGAAGCACACCGCGCACCATCGAAGCGAAAGTACTCTATGATGCGGATAAGCTCGATGCCATCGGCGCCGTCGGCATCGGACGCGCCTTTCAATTCGCCGGCGAGGTCGGGGCGAAACTGCATGACCCGAACGCCGACATCGCGCGGACGAAGGCATACACGGAAGAGGACACCGCGTATCGGGAATATATGGTAAAGCTCCGCTTCATCAAGGACAGGCTGTACACGAAGACCGCGCGTACAATGGCGAAACGACGGCACCGATTCATGACGGATTTTTTCCGGGAATTATCGAAGGAATGGCGGGGACATCAGTGA